In Mytilus edulis chromosome 6, xbMytEdul2.2, whole genome shotgun sequence, the following proteins share a genomic window:
- the LOC139528782 gene encoding glycine amidinotransferase, mitochondrial-like — MTIVNSHNDWDPLEEIIIGVSDFWCVPSEEPGFKPPQRSGKRSDEHIDKAAIQMDNLERVLTSQCNVTVRRPEKIDFTQPVKTPFFSLAHQHGASCPRDTLLVIGNEIMETTMSRRARYFESMAYRKIMNDYFEKDKEMLWTMVPKPTMADDMYNLDFPWDINCQERKQWIRNYKYEINETEPLFDAAEVLRLGKDLIVQQSTTANKKGIEWLRRHVKSRGYRVHEIHFPDDLYPIHIDSTLVPLVPPTKERKGILVNCPERPIAKEDKERIFKGSNWEIIDAPPPNNMTVPDLCMSSAWLSINMLLVGPDRAVIEETEIPTINFLESLGIKCIRVPYRDCYRFGGGLHCQTLDVRRRGECYNYFPNMDSNENHIADNRA; from the exons ATGACGATTGTAAACTCCCATAATGACTGGGATCCTTTGGAAGAAATCATAATTGGAGTATCAGACTTCTGGTGTGTACCCAGCGAGGAACCAGGATTTAAACCCCCTCAGAG gTCAGGGAAGCGCAGTGATGAGCATATAGATAAAGCAGCTATCCAAATGGACAACTTAGAGAGGGTTCTTACATCCCAGTGTAATGTCACAGTCAGAAGACCGGAAAAAATCGATTTTACACAACCAGTGAAGACACCGTTCTTTTCCCTTGCGCATCAACATGGAGCTTCCTGTCCACGTGACACCCTGTTGGTAATAGGAAATGAGATTATGGAAACCACAATGAGCAGACGAGCTCGATATTTTGAGTCCATGGCATACAG GAAAATCATGAACGATTACTTCGAAAAGGATAAAGAAATGTTATGGACGATGGTTCCGAAACCAACCATGGCAGATGATATGTATAATTTAGACTTTCCGTGGGACATCAATTGTCAGGAACGTAAACAATGGATACGGAATTATAAAtatgaaatcaatgaaacagaACCG TTGTTTGACGCTGCAGAAGTATTGAGACTAGGAAAAGATCTGATAGTACAGCAGAGCACCACAGCTAATAAGAAAGGCATCGAATGGCTGAGACGTCACGTGAAATCTCGTGGTTATCGTGTGCACGAGATTCACTTTCCTGACGATTTATATCCAATTCATATAG ACAGTACATTGGTTCCTCTTGTACCGCCTACAAAAGAGAGAAAAGGTATCCTCGTCAATTGCCCAGAGAGACCAATCGCTAAGGAAGATAAAGAGAGAATTTTCAAAGGGTCTAATTGGGAA ATAATTGATGCTCCACCTCCTAACAACATGACTGTACCTGATCTATGTATGTCCAGTGCCTGGTTAAgtataaatatgttattagtCGGACCAGATAGAGCTGTTATTGAGGAAACTGAAATACCTACCATCAACTTTCTAGAGTCATTAG GTATAAAATGTATACGTGTGCCATATAGAGATTGTTACAGATTTGGTGGTGGCCTTCACTGTCAGACATTAGACGTCCGACGAAGGGGTGAATGCTACAATTACTTTCCAAATATGGACAGTAATGAAAATCATATAGCAGACAATCGTGCATGA
- the LOC139528804 gene encoding UPF0046 protein C25E10.12-like — protein sequence MDKDVSKLSSHKLSTDLSDHIVTKVGNIENGTKKIRIVHISDTHMEHNGFLPNIPDGDILVHSGDFCRIGWKRLLVTPDNDGFLRSINEFFEKLPHKHKIFVAGNHDMVFDIGSCEEVQKKLPNVIYLQDSSVSIEGINFHGSPWTLYKWTSYNRGFCRERGKIEHFWDEISTDTNVLVTHIPPHGIMDTFPKKFQLFKKVYKHGGCPSLRKTIQERVRPELHLFGHAHGVAGVESVDGTVFSNAAFPHRELANVFDFYI from the exons ATGGATAAAGACGTCTCAAAACTAAGTAGTCACAAACTTTCTACAGATCTATCTGATCACATTGTTACGAAAGTTGGAAATATTGAGAATGGTACGAAAAAGATAAGAATTGTCCATATATCCGATACACATATGGAACATAACGGATTTTTGCCAAATATTCCTGATGGCGATATATTAGTCCATTCTGGTGATTTTTGCAGGATAGGATGGAAAAGATTACTCGTTACGCCGGATAATGATGGATTTTTAAGGTCTATTAACGAATTCTTTGAAAAACTCCCtcacaaacataaaatatttgtggCGGGAAATCATGACATGGTGTTTGATATAGGTTCTTGTGAAGAAGTGCAAAAGAAACTTCCAAATGTAATTTATCTTCAGGACTCCTCAGTTTCGATTGAAGGAATTAACTTTCACGGATCACCATGGACATTATATAAGTGGACATCTTACAATAGAGGATTTTGTCGAGAACGTGGGAAAATAGAACATTTTTGGGATGAAATATCGACTGATACTAATGTTCTAGTAACTCATATACCACCTCATGGAATTATGGACACTTTTCCAAAGAAGTTTCAGCtgtttaaaaaagtatataaacatGGAGGATGTCCTTCACTTAGAAAGACAATACAGGAAAGAGTTCG TCCAGAATTACATTTATTTGGCCATGCCCATGGTGTAGCTGGAGTGGAGAGTGTCGACGGAACAGTTTTCTCTAATGCAGCATTCCCTCACAGAGAATTAGCCAATGTTTTCGACTTTTACATCTGA